Part of the Microbulbifer salipaludis genome is shown below.
TGCCTGCAAGGCCATATTGCCGGGGCCGGTCAACTGGTAACCACCGGGCAGCTGCTCCACCAGACCCTCGAGCTCTAACTGCAGAAGGCAGGCCATCAACGCGCCCGCATCGGCGCCGGTATCCCGCGCCAGCTGTTCGATACTGCGCGGATCTGCGCCCAGTGCGCGCATCACCTGGCGCTGCGCTTCGGGCAATTTCGCGATTTCGTCGGATGCCGGAGGAGCGTCGAACAAACCCGTTTGCTGTGCCAGGCCGGACAAGAGTCCACCCAAATGCTGGACAATGTCTCCACTGGTTTCCGTCAGCTGGGCACCGTGTTTGATCATATGGTGACACCCCCGCGCCATGGGGTTATGAATGGAACCGGGTATGGCGAACACTTCGCGATTCTGCTCCAGCGCCAGGCGCGCGGTAATCAGCGAACCGGAGCGCACCGCTGCCTCCACCAGCAACGTGCCCAGACTGAGCCCGGCAATAATGCGGTTGCGGCGGGGGAAGTTGCCCGCCTCCGGGGCGGTACCCAGCGGGAGCTCGCTGATGATGGCCCCATTGCCCTCGAGAATCTGCTCGGCCAGCGGGCTGTTGCGGCGCGGGTAGATTTGGTCAACACCGGTTCCGAGTACCGCAATGGTTGTTCCTCCCCCCTGCAGCGCGCCTTTATGGGCGGCGGCGTCGACCCCGAGTGCCAGGCCGGAGGTGATCGCAAAACCCGCCGCGGCGAGATCGGCGGAAAATGCCTGCGCATTATCGAGGCCTGCGCGGGTAGCGCGACGGGCGCCCACCACCGCCACCTGCGGCAGTGACAGGCTATCGGGGTTACCGCGCAGGTACAGCACCGGCGGTGGCCGGGGTATTTCTCTCAGCAGTGCCGGGTAGCTGTCGTCGTCGCGATGCATCAAATAGATGCACGCCTCGGCGCAGCGCTGCCGTTGTGCCAGCGCCCACTGGCCGAGTTCGCTGTCCAGTGCCAAACGCTGGAATTCTGCGAGCTGGGCGCGGGCGCGATCCGGAAGTGTGCGGGGAAGTTGGGCGGGGGGTTGTTGCAGCGCCATCTGGGCAGAGCCGAAGCGCTCCACCAGCTGCCAGTAGAGTCCGGGGCCGATGCCTTCGAGACGAAGCAGGGAGAGAGTCGCGGTCAACGCATCCATGCGTCGGGTACCTCCAAAAATTGTCTTTTTGCACGATAGCCGCGTTGGCTCCGTGCTCAAATCCTCACGTACTGTCTGTACGCTCCGGTTTTGCGCGCGGTGCCTCCTTGCTCTCGCACAAAAATCCTAATTTTTTAAGGCACCCTTGAACCGTTTTAATTACGGGTTACGCACCAAGTCCATTACTGCTAGCGGCTTGTCGGCCTCCAGTACCAGGCCGAGGCTCATTTTTTCAAAGCTGCGGAACACCATCAGCACACCGGCGCGCTCGTCCGGCAGTTTCACATTTTGCCGGGCCAGCTGGTCGCGTACGGTGGCGCCGCGCTTGTAGATAGCGAGCACGTGGCCGGGCTCCAGCCCCTCGCGCAGACCGCGGTTGAGGGCAACCACGTCGTATTTGGCAACCTGGGTAACGCCCTCTTCCACACCGAGAATGATGCCGTCGACGGGAACGGACGGCGCACCGGGCTGGAACAGGGCGGCAATGGCGCGCTCCTCAACCGGCAACAGGCGATCCTGCAGGCGGATATCGCGGCTGGTACGAGTGACGTCGAGGGTGGCTACGGCGAAGTCGCTATTGGCGTTGTCAACGTCCAGCTGGCGCAGGTCCACAGAACCCACATCCAGGGCCTGCTGACCAAGTTCTTCACCGGTGAAGGGATCGGCGTAAACCGGGCCGGGGCGATAGATGCCGTAGGAGCCGAGGGGCTCGCGGAAGTCGCCGCGGGCGTAAATCTTCTCACCGGCACCCATCAGAATGCGCTGGTCCTGCCCGGAGATAACGTAGGGCACGCCTTGGAACGCGTTGGGGCCGACGATGCGGGTACGCGACAGGAAGGCGTTGATGGCATCCAGCGGAATGGCCGGGATGGCGCTGCCAATAGGCTCGCGGCGCACGGACGGGCCGAGGCGGTTGTTACTGGTTGGGCTCAGCTTGTAGGCAGTGGGCGCGCGCTCCAGCTCAAGGCGCGGCTGGCCGTCGATATAGACCAGGTTGAGGCGGTCACCGGGGTAGATCAGGTGGGGGTTTTCCACCTGCGGGTTGACCTGCCAGATTTCCGGCCAGTACCAGGGCTGGGACAGGAAGGTGCCGGAGATATCCCACAGGGTGTCACCTTTCTGCACCACGTAGGTGTCCGGGTGATCGGGGTTGAGGCGCGAATCTTGCGCCTGCAGGCCAAAGGTCGCCAGCAGGGTGGCGGCGGCGGCCAGAATTATTTTTTTCATGGAAGCATTCCTATGCTTTTTTGTCGCTAGCGCTGAGGCCTTGTCGTTCGCGGAAATTGTCTGCTGAATCTTTATACGGCTATCACTGGGGTTTTATATCGCTATAATCTCTCAGCGCTGGACCGGTGGCGGCTGACGTCGCCGGGAGGGAAGCAAATGAACGCCACCTGGCCCACTGGCCAGCGCGTTACAACAGCCCCCGATTCAGTAAATTTCAAGCGCGATCATTATGTTATCAGCGCAAGTTCCACTAAGACTAGAAGTTTGTCACAGGTGTTATGGCCAAACTGGAAATCCTTGAATTCCCCGATCCCCGCTTGCGCAAGGTGGCGGAGCCTGTTGCCGAGGTGACGGACGACCACCGTACGCTGATCGATGATATGTTCGAGACGATGTATGAGGCGCCGGGCGTGGGCCTGGCGGCGACGCAGATCAATGTGCATGAGCGCATTGTGGTAATCGATGTGTCGGAGGATCAGAGTGAGCCGCTGGTGCTGATCAACCCGGAGGTTGAGGTGCTGGATGCGGAGATCCACAAGTACGATGAGGGTTGTCTGTCGGTGCCCGGGTTCTACGAGACGGTGCAGCGCCCGCGCAAGATCCGCCTGAAGGCGCTGGATCGCAATGGCGAGGCCTACGCAATAGAGGCCGAGGGGCTACTGGCGGTGTGCATCCAGCACGAGATCGACCATCTCGATGGCAAGCTGTTCGTGGATTACATCTCGCCGCTCAAGCGCAACCGTATTCGTTCCAAGCTGGAAAAGGCCCATCGCCAAAGAGCGTAACTTCTTTTTACAGCTCGGTGGCGTCGGGGCACCGGGTGTGGGTTTTCAGGACCGCTGTAGACCCATCCCTGGGCGCTTCGGCGCAAACATCCTGTTTGCGACGATCCTGAAAACCCACACCCGGCACCCCGACTTCACATCTGATTCCTGGACTTCGTATCCAAGCCCGCTTCCTCCTACCTGAAAGTACGTTCATGAGCCTCAATATCATCTTTGCCGGCACCCCCGACTTTGCCGCGATTCACCTGCAAACCCTGCTCGACAGCGAACACCATGTAATCGCGGTCTACAGCCAGCCGGATAGACCCGCCGGGCGCGGCAAGAAGCTGCTGGCCAGCCCGGTGAAACAGCTGGCGCTGGAGCACGATATTCCGGTGTATCAGCCTCTGTCCCTGCGGGACGAAAACGCGCAGCAAGAACTGGCGGCGCTGAATGCCGATCTGATGGTGGTGGTGGCCTACGGGCTGATTCTGCCGCAGGTGGTGCTGGATACGCCCCGGCTAGGGTGCGTGAATGTGCATGCTTCCTTATTACCGCGCTGGCGCGGGGCCGCGCCGATTCAGCGGGCGGTGGAGGCCGGCGACGCGGAGAGTGGCGTGGCGATCATGCAGATGGAAGCGGGGCTGGATACCGGGCCGGTTTTAGTGGAAGCGCGTACACCTATTGCCGCCAATGAGACCGGTGGCAGCCTGCACGACAAGCTGGCGCGTCTCGGCGGGCCGGCGCTGCTGGAGGCACTGTATCTGCTGGAGAGCGGCACGGCGAAACCGCAGGTACAGGACGATACGCTGGCCAATTACGCGGGCAAGATCACTAAAGAAGAGGCGCGCATCGACTGGCAGCGCCCCGCGGCGGATCTGGCGCGCCTGATCCGTGCATTTAACCCGTTTCCCGTGTGCTGGACCGAGTACCAGGACGGCAAGGGCAAGACCCAGCGCCTGCGGATATACCAGGCAAAACACGAACAGGGCTGTCATACCGATGTGCCCGGCACGATTCTCAGTGCCGATGACGAGGGTATTCTGGTGGCCTGTGGGCGCGAGGCTCTGCGCCTGACGCAGCTACAATTGCCGGGCAAGAAGGCGCTGCCGGTGGCGGAGATCTTGAAAGGCTACCGCGACCTGTTCACCGCTGGCACCACACTGGGTACTGACCATGAATGATCCTCGCGCTCTGGCGGCCCGCGTTATCGCCCGCCTGACTCAGGACCGCGGTTCGCTGCAGCGGCTGCTGCCCTGGGCGGAAAAGCAGGTAGAAGATAAAGACCGCTCCCTGCTGCGCGAGCTCTGCTACGGTACCGCCCGCTTCGCGCCGCGATTGGAGCTGATCCTCGGCAAACTTTCGAAAAAAACCATCAAAGATGAAGAGCTGGCCGCACTGATGCTGGTTGGCCTGTACCAGCTGGAATACACCCGCATCCCCGACCACGCCGCCATTGGTGCCACGGTGGAAGCGGCGCGCGCGCTCAAACTCGGGCATGCCACCGGTGTGGTCAATGGTGTGCTTCGCAATGCCCTGCGCAATAAGGAAGTGCTCACTCGCAAACTCTCCGGCAACCCCCAGTTCAGTTCCGCCCACCCCGAGTGGCTGCAGCAGGCCATCAAGGCCGCATGGGGCACAGAGGCGCGCACCATATTCACCGCGAATAACGCCAATCCGCCCATGACCCTGCGGGTGAACCTGTCGAAAAATAGCCGCGACGAATACCTCGAACAACTACAGCAAGCCGGCATCCCGGCCCAGCCGTGCGAATTTTCCGCAGCGGGACTGGTACTGGAAAGCCCCGTTGCCGTCACCCGTCTGCCCGGCTTCGACGACGGCCTCGTCAGCGTACAGGACCAGTCGGCACAACTGGCCGCGCCGCTGCTCGACCCGCAGCCCGGGGAAAAAATCCTCGACGCCTGCGCCGCTCCCGGTGGTAAAACCTGCCACCTGCTGGAACTGCAACCCGACCTCGACCTCAGCGCCCTGGATATCGAAGAAGAACGTCTCGACCGCGTCATCGAAAACCTCGAGCGACTCGGCGTCGGCGCCCAGATCATCTGCGCCGACGCCGCCGAGCCGGAACACTGGTGGGACGGCGAACCCTTCGACCGCATCCTGCTGGATGCCCCCTGCTCCGCCACCGGCGTCATCCGCCGCAACCCGGACATCAAACTCCTGCGCCGCGCCGACGACATCCCCGAACTGGCCGAGCTACAGGGCAAAATCCTGCGTGCCATGTGGCGCCTGTTAAAACCGGGCGGCACCCTGCTCTACGCCACCTGTTCCATACTCCCCGAGGAAAACAGCGCTCAAGTGGCGCGCTTCATTGCGGAGACGCCGGATGCGAGGGACAATACGCCGCAATTGCTGAATGAGCAGCCCTGGGGTTTGCCGCAGGAGGCGGGTATGCAGTTGCTGCCTGGCATCCATGCGGGTGACGGGTTTTATTACGCGAAGCTTGAAAAGGCCAAAAAGTAACTATGCACCTGTTGGGTAGATACGCGCAGCGCATCTACCGTTTGTCGGGGAGCCCGGTAGGAGAATGGTGGATGCGCTTACGCTTATCCACCCTACGGAACGGTTCACCCGCACATACGCAGTACAAGAGTAAGAATCGAAGTCGGGGTGCCGGGTGGAGGTTTTCAGGATCGTCGCAAACAGGATGTTTGCGCCGGAGCGCCCAGGGATGGGTCTACAGCGGTCCTGAAAACCTCCACCCGGTGCGCCGGCGCCACCGCGATAGCAACAAAGCGCCAGCGGACCAGGCCCAAAAACAAC
Proteins encoded:
- the fmt gene encoding methionyl-tRNA formyltransferase → MSLNIIFAGTPDFAAIHLQTLLDSEHHVIAVYSQPDRPAGRGKKLLASPVKQLALEHDIPVYQPLSLRDENAQQELAALNADLMVVVAYGLILPQVVLDTPRLGCVNVHASLLPRWRGAAPIQRAVEAGDAESGVAIMQMEAGLDTGPVLVEARTPIAANETGGSLHDKLARLGGPALLEALYLLESGTAKPQVQDDTLANYAGKITKEEARIDWQRPAADLARLIRAFNPFPVCWTEYQDGKGKTQRLRIYQAKHEQGCHTDVPGTILSADDEGILVACGREALRLTQLQLPGKKALPVAEILKGYRDLFTAGTTLGTDHE
- the dprA gene encoding DNA-processing protein DprA: MDALTATLSLLRLEGIGPGLYWQLVERFGSAQMALQQPPAQLPRTLPDRARAQLAEFQRLALDSELGQWALAQRQRCAEACIYLMHRDDDSYPALLREIPRPPPVLYLRGNPDSLSLPQVAVVGARRATRAGLDNAQAFSADLAAAGFAITSGLALGVDAAAHKGALQGGGTTIAVLGTGVDQIYPRRNSPLAEQILEGNGAIISELPLGTAPEAGNFPRRNRIIAGLSLGTLLVEAAVRSGSLITARLALEQNREVFAIPGSIHNPMARGCHHMIKHGAQLTETSGDIVQHLGGLLSGLAQQTGLFDAPPASDEIAKLPEAQRQVMRALGADPRSIEQLARDTGADAGALMACLLQLELEGLVEQLPGGYQLTGPGNMALQALVEEPKSRYGLA
- the rsmB gene encoding 16S rRNA (cytosine(967)-C(5))-methyltransferase RsmB — translated: MNDPRALAARVIARLTQDRGSLQRLLPWAEKQVEDKDRSLLRELCYGTARFAPRLELILGKLSKKTIKDEELAALMLVGLYQLEYTRIPDHAAIGATVEAARALKLGHATGVVNGVLRNALRNKEVLTRKLSGNPQFSSAHPEWLQQAIKAAWGTEARTIFTANNANPPMTLRVNLSKNSRDEYLEQLQQAGIPAQPCEFSAAGLVLESPVAVTRLPGFDDGLVSVQDQSAQLAAPLLDPQPGEKILDACAAPGGKTCHLLELQPDLDLSALDIEEERLDRVIENLERLGVGAQIICADAAEPEHWWDGEPFDRILLDAPCSATGVIRRNPDIKLLRRADDIPELAELQGKILRAMWRLLKPGGTLLYATCSILPEENSAQVARFIAETPDARDNTPQLLNEQPWGLPQEAGMQLLPGIHAGDGFYYAKLEKAKK
- a CDS encoding LysM peptidoglycan-binding domain-containing protein, yielding MKKIILAAAATLLATFGLQAQDSRLNPDHPDTYVVQKGDTLWDISGTFLSQPWYWPEIWQVNPQVENPHLIYPGDRLNLVYIDGQPRLELERAPTAYKLSPTSNNRLGPSVRREPIGSAIPAIPLDAINAFLSRTRIVGPNAFQGVPYVISGQDQRILMGAGEKIYARGDFREPLGSYGIYRPGPVYADPFTGEELGQQALDVGSVDLRQLDVDNANSDFAVATLDVTRTSRDIRLQDRLLPVEERAIAALFQPGAPSVPVDGIILGVEEGVTQVAKYDVVALNRGLREGLEPGHVLAIYKRGATVRDQLARQNVKLPDERAGVLMVFRSFEKMSLGLVLEADKPLAVMDLVRNP
- the def gene encoding peptide deformylase → MAKLEILEFPDPRLRKVAEPVAEVTDDHRTLIDDMFETMYEAPGVGLAATQINVHERIVVIDVSEDQSEPLVLINPEVEVLDAEIHKYDEGCLSVPGFYETVQRPRKIRLKALDRNGEAYAIEAEGLLAVCIQHEIDHLDGKLFVDYISPLKRNRIRSKLEKAHRQRA